The Streptomyces sp. NL15-2K genome contains a region encoding:
- a CDS encoding class III extradiol ring-cleavage dioxygenase yields the protein MSAAAQERMPALYLSHGAPPLADDPIWPGELAAWSADLPRPTAILIVSAHWEEAPLAIGAIETVPLVYDFWGFPEHYYKVTYEAPGAPELAESIRKLLRAPGIPVQDVPDRGLDHGAYVPLVEMFPEADIPVLQVSMPTLDPVRLMEIGRKLAPLRDEGVLIVGSGFFTHNLAALRQGGVPAWSAEFDDWGRRSLEAGDVDALLDFLRKSPAGRLAHPRTEHFAPLFVTMGAADAAGELKEQKSVIDGFWGGLAKRSVQFG from the coding sequence ATGTCCGCCGCCGCCCAGGAGCGCATGCCGGCGCTCTATCTCAGCCACGGTGCCCCACCTCTGGCGGACGACCCGATCTGGCCCGGCGAACTCGCCGCCTGGTCGGCCGACCTGCCGCGCCCCACGGCGATCCTCATCGTCTCCGCCCACTGGGAGGAGGCGCCGCTCGCCATCGGTGCCATCGAAACGGTCCCTCTCGTCTACGACTTCTGGGGCTTCCCCGAGCACTACTACAAGGTCACGTACGAGGCCCCCGGCGCGCCCGAACTGGCCGAATCCATACGGAAGTTGCTGCGCGCCCCGGGCATACCGGTGCAGGACGTCCCGGATCGTGGCCTGGACCACGGAGCCTACGTCCCGCTGGTCGAGATGTTCCCCGAAGCAGACATTCCGGTTCTGCAGGTCTCCATGCCGACCCTCGACCCGGTGCGGCTCATGGAGATCGGCCGCAAGCTGGCGCCGCTGCGCGACGAGGGTGTGCTGATCGTCGGCTCCGGCTTCTTCACCCACAACCTGGCCGCGCTGCGGCAGGGCGGCGTCCCCGCCTGGTCGGCCGAGTTCGACGACTGGGGCCGGCGCTCGCTGGAGGCCGGTGACGTGGACGCGCTGCTCGACTTCCTCCGCAAATCCCCGGCGGGCCGGCTCGCCCACCCGCGCACCGAGCACTTCGCGCCCCTTTTCGTGACGATGGGCGCGGCGGACGCGGCCGGCGAGCTGAAGGAACAGAAGTCGGTGATCGACGGGTTCTGGGGAGGGCTGGCGAAGCGGTCGGTGCAGTTCGGCTGA
- a CDS encoding sigma-70 family RNA polymerase sigma factor has translation MATRAVARRQSAAGETVDAARSVRAHAGEIADRDLVGMYLDEIARTPLLDAAKEVELSQIIEAGVFARQILDGYEEPKADATREELEALIADGERAKDIFIRSNLRLVVAVARRYPRSGLPLLDLIQEGNAGLVRAVEKFDYRKGFKFSTYATWWIRQAITRSIADQSRTIRLPVHLVEELGRIRRVQREFNREHGRDPEPAEIAAELGSNPERVVDVLDWARDPVSLNMSVDDEGETQFGDLLEDTSAVSPEQSVLTLLRSEELDDLIGRLDQRTASIIKMRYGIEDGRERTLTEVGKEHGLTRERIRQIEKHALLELKKLARQTGFDAAA, from the coding sequence ATGGCAACCCGTGCCGTCGCCCGTCGTCAGTCCGCCGCCGGCGAGACGGTCGACGCGGCACGCAGTGTCCGCGCCCACGCCGGCGAGATCGCCGACCGGGATCTGGTCGGCATGTACCTCGACGAGATCGCGCGCACACCGCTGCTCGACGCCGCCAAGGAGGTCGAGCTGTCCCAGATCATCGAGGCGGGTGTGTTCGCACGACAGATCCTCGACGGATACGAGGAGCCCAAGGCGGACGCCACCCGCGAGGAGCTCGAGGCCCTGATCGCCGACGGCGAGCGGGCCAAGGACATCTTCATCCGCTCCAACCTCCGTCTGGTCGTCGCGGTCGCCCGCCGCTACCCCCGTAGCGGCCTTCCGCTCCTCGACCTGATCCAGGAGGGCAACGCCGGTCTGGTGCGCGCGGTCGAGAAGTTCGACTACCGCAAGGGCTTCAAGTTCTCCACGTACGCGACCTGGTGGATCCGCCAGGCGATCACCCGCTCGATAGCGGACCAGTCGCGCACGATCCGCCTGCCCGTCCACCTGGTGGAGGAGCTGGGCCGGATCCGGCGCGTGCAGCGCGAGTTCAACCGCGAGCACGGCCGGGACCCGGAGCCCGCGGAGATCGCCGCGGAGCTCGGCTCGAACCCGGAGCGTGTGGTGGACGTCCTGGACTGGGCCCGCGACCCGGTCTCCTTGAACATGTCGGTGGACGACGAGGGCGAGACCCAGTTCGGCGACCTGCTCGAGGACACCTCCGCGGTCTCGCCCGAGCAGTCCGTCCTGACCCTCCTGCGCAGCGAGGAGCTGGACGACCTCATCGGCCGCCTCGACCAGCGCACGGCCTCCATCATCAAGATGCGCTACGGCATCGAGGACGGCCGGGAGCGCACGCTGACCGAGGTCGGCAAGGAGCACGGACTGACGCGCGAGCGCATCCGCCAGATCGAGAAGCACGCGCTGCTGGAGCTGAAGAAGCTGGCCCGCCAAACCGGCTTCGACGCGGCGGCGTGA
- a CDS encoding MFS transporter, translated as MSETAAKAPGAAGKVPDANRWKALVFIALAQLMVVLDATIVNIALPSAQQDLGISDGNRQWVVTAYALAFGGLLLFGGRIADLWGRKRTFVLGLGGFAAASALGGAATNEAMMFGSRALQGVFGALLAPAALSLLAVMFTDAKERAKAFGIYGAIAGGGGAVGLILGGFLTEYLDWRWTFFVNIPFAIVAAAGAYFVIREPEGGRNRNPLDIPGVLLSTLGLVALVYGFTRAESDGWSDSLTIGMFVTSAVLLIAFVLVEARVKAPLLPLRVITERNRGGVYLSLGLAIIAMFGLFLFLTYYLQIVKGYSPVKTGFAFMPMIVGMITGSTQIGTRLMTRVAPRLLMGPGFLVAALGMLLLTQMEIGSSYASLLLPGMLLLGLGMGTAFMPAMSLATQGVEPRDSGVASAMVNTSQQVGGAIGTALLNTIAASATTSYVADHIGSATSRSQQQLVQLEGQVQGYTSAIWFAVGILVVAAAIALTFINAGRPDGTTVAGSGESAEDELSVPVVAH; from the coding sequence ATGTCTGAAACAGCCGCAAAGGCTCCCGGCGCCGCGGGCAAGGTCCCCGACGCCAACCGCTGGAAAGCGCTGGTCTTCATCGCGCTGGCCCAGCTGATGGTCGTGCTCGACGCGACCATCGTGAACATCGCTCTCCCGTCCGCCCAGCAGGACCTGGGGATATCCGACGGCAACCGGCAGTGGGTCGTCACGGCCTACGCCCTGGCCTTCGGCGGTCTCCTCCTCTTCGGCGGCCGGATCGCCGACCTGTGGGGCCGTAAGCGCACCTTCGTCCTCGGCCTCGGCGGCTTCGCGGCCGCCTCGGCGCTGGGCGGCGCGGCCACCAACGAGGCGATGATGTTCGGCTCCCGCGCCCTGCAGGGCGTCTTCGGTGCCCTGCTCGCCCCGGCCGCGCTCTCCCTGCTCGCCGTGATGTTCACGGACGCCAAGGAGCGCGCCAAGGCGTTCGGCATCTACGGCGCGATCGCGGGTGGCGGCGGCGCCGTCGGTCTGATCCTCGGCGGCTTCCTCACCGAGTACCTGGACTGGCGCTGGACGTTCTTCGTGAACATCCCGTTCGCCATCGTGGCCGCGGCCGGCGCCTACTTCGTCATCCGTGAGCCGGAGGGCGGCCGCAACCGCAACCCGCTCGACATCCCCGGCGTCCTGCTGTCCACCCTCGGTCTGGTCGCGCTGGTCTACGGCTTCACCCGCGCCGAATCCGACGGCTGGAGCGACTCCCTGACCATCGGCATGTTCGTCACCTCGGCCGTGCTGCTGATCGCCTTCGTGCTCGTCGAGGCGAGGGTCAAGGCCCCGCTGCTGCCGCTGCGCGTGATCACCGAGCGCAACCGCGGCGGCGTCTACCTCTCCCTGGGCCTCGCCATCATCGCGATGTTCGGCCTGTTCCTCTTCCTGACCTACTACCTGCAGATCGTGAAGGGCTACTCGCCGGTCAAGACCGGTTTCGCCTTCATGCCGATGATCGTCGGCATGATCACGGGCTCCACCCAGATCGGCACCCGCCTGATGACCCGGGTCGCGCCGCGCCTGCTGATGGGCCCCGGCTTCCTGGTCGCCGCTCTCGGCATGCTGCTGCTGACCCAGATGGAGATCGGTTCCTCGTACGCGTCACTGCTGCTGCCGGGGATGCTGCTGCTGGGCCTCGGCATGGGTACGGCGTTCATGCCGGCCATGTCCCTGGCCACGCAGGGCGTCGAGCCGCGGGACTCCGGAGTCGCCTCCGCGATGGTCAACACCTCGCAGCAGGTGGGCGGTGCGATCGGCACGGCGCTGCTGAACACGATCGCCGCGTCGGCCACCACGTCGTACGTCGCGGACCACATCGGCTCCGCCACCAGCCGTTCCCAGCAGCAGCTGGTTCAGCTGGAGGGCCAGGTGCAGGGCTACACCAGCGCGATCTGGTTCGCCGTCGGCATCCTGGTCGTGGCCGCGGCCATCGCCCTGACCTTCATCAACGCCGGCCGCCCGGACGGCACCACGGTGGCGGGCTCCGGCGAGTCGGCCGAGGACGAACTGTCGGTGCCGGTCGTCGCTCACTGA
- a CDS encoding IS110 family transposase translates to MVDTTAIDLFLGLDLGKEFHHAHGRTEDGRTVHDKRLPNTEPKLLELFTRLVAKFGTVLVIVDQVANIGALPLTVARAAGCRVAYLPGLSMRRAADLHPGEAKTDARDAFVIAETARTMPHTLRAVDRDDEVLAELTMLTGYDNDLAGEVNRATNRLRGLLSQIHPSLERVLGPRLAYPYIQALLQRHGSPARLRKLGRARCEALLKVHGSRKAHHLTAEIFDALAEQTLVVPGTEASALIVPGLAAQLAAAHTQRRQAEQEIAALLEALPLFHLLTSLPGLGVRTTAAVIVAIGDGTGFPTAGHLASYAGLAPATKSSGTSIRGEHAPHRGNRLLKRALFQAAFAAIGCKADPSSRIYYDRQRARGKTHTQAILRLARQRVNVIHAMIRTGALYEARTPNDVDLAA, encoded by the coding sequence ATGGTCGACACGACCGCGATAGATCTTTTCCTCGGCCTGGACCTGGGCAAGGAGTTCCACCACGCCCACGGCCGGACCGAAGACGGCAGAACCGTGCACGACAAGCGGCTGCCCAACACCGAGCCGAAACTGCTGGAGCTGTTCACCAGGCTGGTGGCGAAGTTCGGCACTGTCCTGGTGATCGTGGACCAGGTCGCCAACATCGGCGCGCTGCCGCTGACGGTGGCCCGCGCGGCCGGCTGCCGGGTGGCCTACCTGCCCGGGCTGTCGATGCGGCGGGCCGCCGACCTGCACCCGGGCGAGGCCAAGACCGACGCCCGCGACGCGTTCGTGATCGCCGAGACCGCCCGCACCATGCCGCACACCCTGCGCGCGGTGGACCGCGACGACGAGGTGCTGGCCGAGCTGACCATGCTCACCGGCTACGACAACGACCTGGCCGGCGAGGTCAACCGCGCCACCAACCGGCTGCGCGGCCTGCTCTCTCAGATCCACCCCTCTCTCGAGCGTGTGCTCGGCCCGCGCCTGGCCTACCCCTATATCCAGGCGCTCCTCCAACGGCACGGCTCCCCGGCGAGACTGAGGAAACTGGGCCGGGCCCGCTGCGAGGCCCTGCTCAAGGTGCACGGTTCGCGCAAGGCCCACCACCTGACCGCAGAGATCTTCGACGCGCTCGCCGAGCAGACCCTTGTCGTGCCGGGCACCGAGGCATCCGCGCTGATCGTGCCGGGACTCGCCGCCCAGCTCGCCGCCGCCCACACCCAGCGCCGCCAGGCCGAGCAGGAGATCGCCGCCCTGCTGGAGGCCCTCCCTCTTTTCCACCTCCTGACCTCCCTGCCCGGCCTGGGCGTCAGGACCACAGCGGCCGTGATCGTCGCGATCGGCGACGGCACCGGCTTCCCCACCGCCGGACACCTCGCCTCCTACGCCGGACTCGCCCCCGCCACGAAGTCCTCGGGCACCTCCATCCGCGGCGAGCACGCACCCCACCGCGGCAACCGGCTCCTCAAACGCGCCCTGTTCCAGGCCGCGTTCGCCGCGATCGGCTGCAAAGCCGACCCGTCCTCCCGGATCTACTACGACCGGCAACGCGCACGCGGCAAGACCCACACCCAGGCGATCCTCCGCCTGGCCCGCCAGCGCGTGAACGTCATCCACGCCATGATCCGCACCGGGGCCCTCTACGAAGCACGCACCCCGAACGACGTCGACCTCGCCGCCTGA
- a CDS encoding TetR/AcrR family transcriptional regulator, whose protein sequence is MQTVTSPNPAQPKVSRPRADALRNRERIVTAAREMFVELGPDVPLDEIARRAGVGNATVYRNFPDREALVREVVCSVMDRTVGAAELALRETGDAFEALERFVHASSDERISALCPMVQGTFDKNHPDLEDARERLERTVEKLMERARVAGQLRPDVGVGDLMVAVAQLSRPPAGTACLNADRFLHRHLQLFIDGLRAPAGSTLPGTPATMEELRQA, encoded by the coding sequence GTGCAGACCGTGACGTCTCCGAACCCCGCGCAGCCCAAGGTGTCCCGGCCGCGCGCCGACGCCCTGCGCAACCGGGAGCGGATCGTCACCGCCGCCCGGGAGATGTTCGTCGAGCTGGGCCCGGACGTCCCGCTCGACGAGATCGCCCGCCGGGCCGGCGTCGGCAACGCCACGGTGTACCGCAACTTCCCCGACCGCGAGGCGCTGGTGCGCGAGGTCGTCTGCTCGGTCATGGACCGTACGGTCGGGGCGGCCGAGCTGGCGCTCAGGGAGACCGGGGACGCCTTCGAAGCGCTGGAGCGGTTCGTGCACGCGTCCTCCGACGAGCGGATCAGCGCGCTGTGCCCGATGGTCCAGGGCACGTTCGACAAGAACCACCCGGATCTGGAGGACGCACGGGAACGCCTCGAGCGGACCGTCGAGAAGCTCATGGAGCGCGCCCGGGTGGCCGGACAGCTCCGCCCCGACGTGGGCGTCGGTGACCTGATGGTCGCCGTGGCCCAGCTCAGCCGGCCCCCGGCGGGCACCGCCTGCCTCAACGCCGACCGTTTCCTGCACAGGCACCTGCAACTGTTCATCGACGGACTGCGGGCCCCGGCCGGCTCCACCCTGCCGGGCACGCCCGCGACCATGGAGGAGCTGCGCCAAGCCTGA
- a CDS encoding tyrosine-type recombinase/integrase, whose amino-acid sequence MDGWEVYEDDPKTDAGARTIALDSDTVQALRRHRAQQDKGRKEWENAWVETGRVLTKENGEMLHPANVTRRFIELYEEIGLPLVRPHDLRHGAATLAHAAGADLKDIQEMLGHSSITITADTYTSLLPEADSAIAEAAARLVPRARATSENAAPEAEPEPDGVQHPGPEFVPDDADQLGGIPEISSPSAHAPLTQTAPDEESEAE is encoded by the coding sequence GTGGACGGCTGGGAGGTGTACGAAGACGACCCCAAGACCGACGCCGGCGCGCGGACCATCGCGCTCGACTCCGACACGGTCCAGGCCCTCAGGCGACACCGAGCCCAGCAGGACAAGGGCCGTAAGGAGTGGGAGAACGCCTGGGTGGAGACCGGCCGAGTCCTCACCAAGGAGAACGGCGAGATGCTCCACCCCGCCAACGTCACCCGGCGGTTCATCGAGCTGTACGAGGAGATCGGTCTCCCGCTGGTTCGGCCTCACGACCTCCGCCACGGTGCCGCGACCCTCGCCCACGCGGCCGGGGCCGACTTGAAGGACATCCAGGAGATGCTCGGCCACTCCTCGATCACCATCACGGCCGACACGTACACGAGCCTGCTCCCCGAAGCGGACTCGGCGATCGCAGAGGCCGCAGCCCGGCTCGTACCGCGCGCCCGCGCCACCTCTGAGAACGCCGCTCCCGAAGCGGAGCCCGAGCCCGACGGCGTGCAGCATCCCGGCCCGGAGTTCGTGCCGGATGATGCTGATCAGTTGGGAGGAATTCCGGAGATCAGCTCTCCGTCCGCTCACGCACCGCTCACGCAAACGGCCCCGGACGAGGAGTCCGAGGCCGAGTAG
- a CDS encoding MarR family transcriptional regulator has protein sequence MKASTSAPTEDLREEPRWLTDEEQRIWRSYIHASTLLEDHMDRQLQRDAGMPHIYYGLLVKLAESAQRRLRMTELAMHAKITRSRLSHAIARLEKNGWVRREDCPSDKRGQFAVLTDEGFEVLKRAAPGHVAAVRNAVFDRLTPEQQKSLGDIMEIVAEGLQPNDAGADLPWLR, from the coding sequence ATGAAGGCATCCACATCCGCACCCACCGAGGACCTCCGTGAGGAGCCTCGCTGGCTCACCGACGAGGAACAGCGCATCTGGCGTTCCTACATCCACGCCTCCACGCTCCTGGAGGACCACATGGACCGCCAACTCCAACGGGACGCGGGCATGCCGCACATCTACTACGGCCTCCTCGTCAAGCTCGCCGAGTCCGCGCAGCGGCGGCTGCGCATGACCGAGCTGGCCATGCACGCGAAGATCACCCGCTCCCGCCTGTCCCATGCGATCGCCCGCCTGGAGAAGAACGGCTGGGTACGACGCGAGGACTGCCCCTCCGACAAGCGGGGCCAGTTCGCGGTGCTCACCGACGAGGGCTTCGAAGTGCTGAAGCGGGCCGCGCCGGGCCACGTGGCGGCCGTACGGAACGCGGTGTTCGACCGGCTCACCCCCGAACAGCAGAAGTCCCTCGGCGACATCATGGAGATCGTCGCCGAGGGACTCCAGCCGAACGATGCGGGAGCGGACCTGCCCTGGCTCCGCTGA
- a CDS encoding IclR family transcriptional regulator C-terminal domain-containing protein — MPAETTLDAPEPADSPAVPAEAVTPLIRGVTVLRRLTEAGGTLSASGLERATGLARSTVDRIASTLARMEYVRLDGRDVVLAPRLMELGNAYLAALRLPALLDARADALADELDESVSLAVGDRDGIRFIHQATRRRAMSLSFRIGDLLPAERTAPGPLFATEWTQEDWRAWRARRAADPEDRGFPAVPPREHTEKDEEFGQRAARAREDGWALDDQLIEPGLVAVSVPVRDPRSGRIACVASVVSHTSRHTAADLRDTLLPRLRGAVTDMERELREAPEAEAEAGAAPSGLAAWTGASKQELGREFIESLARGLTVLTAFGEGRAELTLTEVAKATGLARATARRALLTYEHLGLVAPSSRRTFVLTPRVLSLGFPPLSRTSLPRIAGPHLADLAARVQESASLAVLTASGEEVQVTARAAARRVMSVDIRVGTRLPAAATSLGRVLLAGAGETGALEVGEVRARGADGRDSGALEARARGTDGRDTGALEARARGTDGRDTGALEEARAHGADARDSGALGEARARGYALVDEEWEEGLRSIAVPVRDRTGKVVAAANVALHAARRTAEECVLDVLPELTATAARIEADLGVAGRFTRVPLV; from the coding sequence ATGCCCGCTGAGACGACCCTGGACGCGCCGGAGCCGGCCGACTCCCCCGCCGTACCGGCCGAGGCGGTCACGCCGTTGATCCGCGGGGTCACCGTGCTGCGGCGGCTGACCGAGGCCGGAGGGACGCTGAGCGCGAGCGGGCTGGAACGCGCCACCGGCCTCGCCCGCTCCACGGTCGACCGGATCGCCTCCACGCTCGCGCGCATGGAATACGTCCGTCTCGACGGCCGGGACGTGGTCCTCGCGCCCCGTCTGATGGAACTGGGCAACGCCTACCTGGCCGCACTCCGCCTCCCCGCGCTGCTGGACGCGCGCGCGGACGCGCTCGCCGACGAACTCGACGAGTCGGTGTCGCTGGCGGTCGGCGACCGCGACGGCATCCGCTTCATCCACCAGGCCACCCGCCGCCGCGCGATGTCCCTGAGCTTCCGCATCGGCGACCTGCTGCCGGCCGAACGCACCGCGCCGGGCCCGTTGTTCGCCACGGAGTGGACGCAGGAGGACTGGCGAGCGTGGCGGGCACGCCGGGCGGCGGACCCGGAGGACAGGGGCTTTCCCGCCGTTCCACCGCGCGAACACACCGAAAAGGACGAGGAGTTCGGGCAGCGGGCGGCACGGGCGCGGGAGGACGGCTGGGCGTTGGACGACCAGTTGATCGAACCGGGGCTGGTCGCGGTCTCCGTGCCCGTACGTGATCCACGCAGCGGCCGGATCGCCTGCGTGGCGAGCGTGGTGAGCCACACGAGCCGGCACACGGCGGCGGATCTGCGCGACACGCTGCTGCCCCGGCTGCGGGGGGCGGTGACGGACATGGAACGCGAGCTGCGCGAGGCGCCGGAGGCTGAGGCGGAGGCGGGGGCGGCGCCCTCGGGCTTGGCGGCCTGGACGGGGGCGTCGAAGCAGGAACTGGGCAGGGAGTTCATCGAGTCCCTCGCCCGTGGACTGACCGTGCTGACCGCCTTCGGGGAGGGCCGGGCGGAGCTGACGCTCACGGAGGTGGCGAAGGCGACGGGGCTGGCGCGGGCGACGGCGCGCAGGGCGTTGCTCACGTACGAGCATCTGGGACTGGTGGCGCCGAGCTCGCGGCGCACGTTCGTCCTCACCCCCCGGGTGCTGTCCCTCGGCTTTCCACCCCTGTCCCGCACCTCACTCCCCCGGATCGCGGGCCCCCACCTGGCGGATCTCGCCGCCCGGGTGCAGGAGTCCGCGTCGCTGGCGGTACTGACCGCCTCGGGCGAGGAGGTCCAGGTCACGGCCCGGGCGGCTGCGCGCCGGGTGATGAGCGTGGACATCAGGGTCGGCACGCGGCTGCCGGCCGCCGCGACGTCCCTGGGGCGCGTGCTGTTGGCGGGCGCCGGGGAGACGGGTGCGTTGGAGGTGGGGGAAGTGCGGGCGCGTGGTGCGGACGGCCGGGACTCGGGTGCGCTGGAGGCGCGGGCGCGTGGTACGGACGGCCGGGATACGGGTGCGCTGGAGGCGCGGGCGCGTGGTACGGACGGCCGGGATACGGGTGCGCTGGAAGAGGCACGGGCGCACGGTGCGGACGCCCGGGACTCGGGTGCGCTGGGGGAGGCGCGGGCGCGCGGTTATGCCCTCGTCGACGAGGAGTGGGAGGAGGGCCTGCGCTCGATCGCGGTCCCGGTCCGCGACCGTACGGGCAAGGTGGTGGCCGCCGCGAACGTGGCCCTGCACGCGGCCCGCCGCACGGCCGAGGAGTGCGTCCTGGACGTCCTGCCCGAGCTGACGGCGACGGCCGCCCGGATCGAGGCGGACCTGGGGGTGGCGGGGCGGTTCACGCGGGTGCCGCTGGTCTGA
- a CDS encoding M6 family metalloprotease domain-containing protein, which produces MQPLRRRIRPRRAAALAAVTALTFAVSTSAGTGPFAPGPAPAGAGPIAVARSPSHSPCMISGAPTVQLSEGLPTPAGYSRSTGTVRALTLMVDFSDVPGPGSALDRFREFFPQTQQWFRTSSYGRLDYRPETPLPDWLRMPKPFKAYGIERGAPFDPGYRQLVQDIVAEADPEVDFRSYDFLNVLMTPNAGPSALDTVLSVTFAGNPEAPVADGIPVANASFVYSRQDDGSGSYARTGYRVLPHENGHVFGLPDLYTQEGGGAVGHWDIMSEDWGANNDLLGWHKWKLGWLDATQVSCVATPGTTEYTLTPLARAGGPKLIFVPVDRHSGYAVELRTGEGNDETVCRPGVLIYRVDADVDTGRGPVTVYDSRRDSGGCTRSPNVHAELSDATFAPGEEFRDLRRGIRIVVAGAGAGAGEDTDVGGGHRVRVTRR; this is translated from the coding sequence ATGCAGCCGCTCCGCCGTCGGATACGCCCGCGCCGCGCGGCCGCCCTGGCGGCCGTGACCGCGCTGACCTTCGCGGTGAGCACCTCGGCCGGTACCGGACCCTTCGCGCCGGGCCCCGCGCCGGCCGGGGCGGGGCCGATCGCCGTCGCCCGTTCCCCCTCCCACAGCCCCTGCATGATCAGCGGTGCCCCGACGGTGCAGTTGTCGGAGGGCCTGCCCACCCCGGCCGGCTACTCCCGCTCCACCGGCACCGTCCGCGCCCTCACCCTGATGGTCGACTTCTCCGATGTCCCCGGTCCGGGCAGCGCGCTCGACCGGTTCCGGGAGTTCTTCCCCCAGACCCAGCAGTGGTTCCGCACCAGCTCCTACGGCCGTCTCGACTACCGCCCCGAAACCCCGCTGCCCGACTGGCTGCGGATGCCCAAGCCGTTCAAGGCGTACGGCATAGAGCGCGGCGCCCCCTTCGACCCCGGCTACCGGCAGCTGGTCCAGGACATCGTGGCCGAGGCCGATCCCGAGGTGGACTTCCGGTCGTACGACTTCTTGAACGTGCTGATGACGCCGAACGCCGGGCCGTCCGCGCTGGACACGGTCCTGTCGGTGACGTTCGCCGGCAACCCGGAGGCCCCGGTCGCCGACGGCATACCGGTCGCGAACGCCTCCTTCGTCTACTCCCGCCAGGACGACGGCTCCGGCTCCTACGCGCGGACCGGCTACCGCGTCCTCCCCCACGAGAACGGCCATGTCTTCGGCCTGCCCGACCTCTACACACAGGAGGGCGGGGGCGCGGTCGGCCACTGGGACATCATGAGCGAGGACTGGGGGGCCAACAACGACCTCCTCGGCTGGCACAAGTGGAAGCTGGGCTGGCTGGACGCGACGCAGGTGAGCTGTGTGGCGACGCCGGGGACGACGGAGTACACGCTGACGCCGCTGGCCCGGGCGGGCGGCCCGAAGCTGATCTTCGTGCCCGTCGACCGGCACAGCGGATACGCCGTCGAGCTGCGCACCGGCGAGGGCAACGACGAGACCGTGTGCCGACCGGGCGTGCTGATCTACCGGGTCGACGCGGACGTGGACACCGGCCGGGGACCGGTGACGGTGTACGACTCCCGGCGGGACAGCGGAGGCTGCACCCGCAGCCCGAACGTCCACGCGGAACTCTCCGACGCGACGTTCGCCCCCGGCGAGGAGTTCCGGGATCTGCGGCGGGGCATCCGGATCGTGGTGGCGGGGGCGGGGGCAGGGGCGGGGGAGGACACGGACGTCGGGGGTGGGCATCGGGTGCGGGTGACGCGGAGGTAG
- a CDS encoding GNAT family N-acetyltransferase codes for MSSERTEVQVRPGVESDLEALTDLYNHYVRETPITFDTAVFTPEERRPWLLSHPEDGPHRLMVAVDTGSQEILGYVTSSPYRVKPAYVTSVETTVYVAPHAGRRGIGTLLYKALFEALADEDLHRAYAGIAQPNEASTRLHERFGFRYVGTYREVGRKFGRYWDVAWYEKEL; via the coding sequence ATGTCGTCGGAACGTACAGAGGTGCAGGTCAGGCCCGGAGTCGAGAGTGACCTCGAAGCCCTCACCGACCTCTACAACCACTACGTACGTGAGACGCCCATCACATTCGATACCGCCGTCTTCACTCCGGAAGAGCGCCGCCCTTGGCTGCTCTCCCACCCTGAAGACGGCCCGCACCGCCTGATGGTTGCCGTGGACACCGGTTCGCAGGAGATTCTGGGCTACGTCACATCCAGCCCTTACCGCGTGAAGCCCGCGTACGTGACCTCGGTGGAGACCACGGTCTACGTCGCCCCGCACGCCGGCCGCCGCGGCATCGGCACGCTCCTCTACAAGGCCCTCTTCGAGGCCCTGGCCGACGAGGACCTGCACCGCGCCTACGCGGGCATCGCGCAGCCCAACGAGGCGTCCACGCGGCTGCACGAGCGCTTCGGGTTCCGGTACGTCGGGACGTACCGGGAGGTCGGCCGGAAGTTCGGCCGCTACTGGGACGTGGCCTGGTACGAGAAGGAGCTTTAG
- a CDS encoding TetR/AcrR family transcriptional regulator gives MEIARAAAGLFVRHGLRATRAEDIAHAAGIAPRTFYRYFATKEEAVAPLYAAGADLWAEAVREAPADLSVPQALEHAVRHTLSPGAGVSASSWEWVRTLLRLTEASPGLRRVWAEVCHASERTLAEILAERLEILAERLDRRPTPDADNVAESLAASPELRYAAAVASAAVRTAIETWVAGDAPADGPEGPAGLALRNLGALGDFIWEGVRGGRTT, from the coding sequence ATGGAGATCGCCCGCGCGGCGGCCGGGCTCTTCGTACGGCACGGCCTGCGGGCCACCCGAGCCGAGGACATCGCCCACGCCGCGGGCATCGCCCCGCGCACCTTCTACCGCTACTTCGCCACCAAGGAGGAGGCCGTCGCCCCGCTCTACGCGGCCGGCGCCGACCTCTGGGCAGAGGCGGTACGCGAGGCCCCCGCGGACCTGTCCGTCCCCCAGGCCCTGGAACACGCGGTCCGCCACACCCTGTCACCGGGCGCCGGAGTATCGGCGTCCTCCTGGGAATGGGTCCGCACCCTGCTCCGCCTGACCGAGGCGAGCCCTGGGCTGCGGAGAGTCTGGGCGGAGGTGTGCCACGCATCGGAACGAACGCTGGCGGAGATCCTGGCGGAGCGGCTGGAGATCCTGGCGGAGCGGCTGGACCGGCGGCCGACGCCGGATGCCGACAACGTTGCCGAATCCCTCGCCGCATCCCCGGAGCTGCGATACGCCGCCGCTGTGGCGAGCGCCGCGGTCCGTACGGCCATCGAGACCTGGGTGGCCGGAGACGCCCCGGCGGACGGCCCGGAGGGCCCGGCAGGACTGGCGCTACGGAACCTGGGGGCGCTGGGGGACTTCATTTGGGAGGGCGTGCGGGGCGGCCGAACCACATAG